A genomic stretch from Lathyrus oleraceus cultivar Zhongwan6 chromosome 2, CAAS_Psat_ZW6_1.0, whole genome shotgun sequence includes:
- the LOC127121005 gene encoding cyclin-dependent protein kinase inhibitor SMR9, with product MVPIGKTTPKKKTRTTKGRKLTRSSHFKNQHLESIKQETSSQNKDRSMVADKVVDDVSVSVSNTSNSICSTPKGQKFRIPEISTCPPAPKKQRQRELSNFSLRRTFFAPPDLEIFLCVALQDSPVSFVC from the coding sequence ATGGTCCCTATAGGAAAGACAACACCAAAAAAGaagacaagaacaacaaaaggAAGAAAACTCACAAGAAGCAGCCACTTCAAGAATCAACATCTAGAGAGCATAAAACAAGAAACATCCTCTCAAAACAAAGACAGAAGCATGGTTGCTGATAAGGTTGTTGACGATGTTTCTGTTTCTGTTTCCAACACAAGTAATAGTATATGCTCAACACCAAAAGGTCAAAAGTTTCGGATACCAGAAATCTCAACATGTCCACCGGCACCAAAGAAGCAAAGACAAAGAGAGCTTTCGAATTTCTCTCTTCGTAGAACATTTTTTGCACCACCAGACTTGGAGATCTTTCTGTGTGTTGCACTTCAAGATTCACCAGTTTCATTTGTTTGCTAG